From Cricetulus griseus strain 17A/GY chromosome 1 unlocalized genomic scaffold, alternate assembly CriGri-PICRH-1.0 chr1_0, whole genome shotgun sequence, a single genomic window includes:
- the LOC118239526 gene encoding A-kinase anchor protein 9-like gives MTENDLAGKQHEIEELTQWLEGMRATCWTEVLQRLPSPPGALSYEFVAAIKKRDNIITRLAAHMQQSRKETDQILEEFFQLTERSEKVQFQDQHTSETLQSSTHSSAAAELALLKQQVPDQKQVLEQQYHLLNDYQKKEELKNEVTSLQEKLKVCEMVKLDGSWFVTAL, from the exons ATGACAGAAAATGATTTGGCTGGAAAACAGCATGAGATTGAAGAACTAACTCAATGGCTGGAAGGAATGAGAGCTACCTGTTGGACTGAAGTGCTGCAGAGGTTGCCCTCACCTCCTGGGGCTTTG TCATATGAATTTGTAGCTGCCATTAAAAAACGAGACAACATCATTACTCGCCTAGCTGCTCATATGCAGCAATCAAGAAAAGAGACGGATCAAATCTTGGAAGAATTTTTCCAATTGACAGAAAGAAGTGAGAAAGTACAATTTCAAGACCAGCAT ACAAGTGAGACACTGCAGAGCAGCACCCACAGCAGTGCTGCTGCAGAGCTGGCTCTCCTGAAGCAGCAGGTCCCGGATCAAAAGCAGGTGCTGGAACAGCAATACCATCTGCTAAACGATTATCAGAAAAAGGAGGAATTGAAAAATGAAGTCACCTCTTTACAAGAGAAACTTAAAGTATGTGAAATGGTAAAGTTAGATGGCAGCTGGTTTGTCACAGCTTTGTAA